A window from Salvia miltiorrhiza cultivar Shanhuang (shh) chromosome 2, IMPLAD_Smil_shh, whole genome shotgun sequence encodes these proteins:
- the LOC131010966 gene encoding uncharacterized protein LOC131010966 isoform X1, producing MGKSDFLFHFQIRISISSVAMFLLKTWRSVAFGIYGFKNFTKKGFLEHSKNFSSEDMQARIEGKNCIVTGANSGIGYATAEGLASRGATVYIVCRSRERGEAALSKIQSATGNKNVHLEICDLSSINDVKSFASRFCVKDEPVHILVNNAGLLEQNRLTTSEGYEMNFAVNVIGTYAMTELMLPLLEKAAPDARVITVASGGMYTAPLMEDLQFSSKEFNGVEQYARNKRVQVALTEKWAETNKNKGIGFYSMHPGWAETPGVAKSLPDFSKSLSGKLRTSEEGADTVIWLALQPKEKLVSGGFYFDRAEAPKHLPFVATKGSHSAIDTILRKLHTMSNL from the exons ATGGGAAAATCCgattttttatttcactttcAAATTCGTATTTCAATTTCATCGGTCGCCATGTTTCTTCTTAAG ACATGGAGATCAGTAGCATTTGGGATATATGGGTTCAAGAATTTCACCAAAAAGGGTTTTCT GGAGCATTCAAAGAATTTCAGTTCAGAAGATATGCAAGCACGAATCGAAGGCAAGAACTGCATTGTGACGGGGGCGAATTCTGGCATTGGTTATGCAACTGCAGAGGGCCTGGCTTCACG TGGAGCAACGGTGTATATAGTGTGCCGGAGCAGGGAGAGGGGCGAGGCTGCACTCTCGAAGATTCAATCTGCAACGGGCAACAAGAATGTCCATTTGGAG ATCTGTGATCTTTCTTCCATCAATGATGTCAAATCTTTTGCGTCCCGATTTTGTGTGAAGGACGAGCCTGTGCATATTCTG GTGAACAATGCCGGTTTGCTTGAGCAAAACCGTCTCACCACCTCCGAAGG ATACGAGATGAACTTTGCGGTGAACGTTATTGGCACGTACGCCATGACCGAGCTGATGCTGCCATTGCTAGAGAAGGCTGCGCCCGATGCCCGTGTCATCACAGTTGCATCGGGTGGCATGTATACCGCTCCATTGATGGAAGATCTGCAG TTCAGCAGCAAGGAATTCAATGGAGTCGAACAATATGCAAGGAACAAAAGAGTGCAG GTGGCGTTGACAGAAAAATGGGCGGAGACGAACAAGAACAAGGGCATCGGGTTCTACTCAATGCACCCCGGGTGGGCAGAGACGCCCGGAGTTGCCAAGAGCTTGCCAGATTTCTCAAAATC GCTCTCGGGGAAACTTAGAACGAGCGAGGAAGGTGCTGATACAGTGATATGGCTGGCTCTACAACCGAAGGAGAAGCTCGTCTCCGGAGGGTTCTACTTCGACCGGGCTGAGGCGCCTAAGCACCTGCCATTCGTGGCCACAAAGGGCTCACATTCTGCTATAGACACCATTCTACGTAAACTCCATACTATGTCCAACTTATAG
- the LOC131010966 gene encoding uncharacterized protein LOC131010966 isoform X2 — MGKSDFLFHFQIRISISSVAMFLLKTWRSVAFGIYGFKNFTKKGFLEHSKNFSSEDMQARIEGKNCIVTGANSGIGYATAEGLASRGATVYIVCRSRERGEAALSKIQSATGNKNVHLEICDLSSINDVKSFASRFCVKDEPVHILVNNAGLLEQNRLTTSEGYEMNFAVNVIGTYAMTELMLPLLEKAAPDARVITVASGGMYTAPLMEDLQFSSKEFNGVEQYARNKRVQVALTEKWAETNKNKGIGFYSMHPGWAETPGVAKSLPDFSKS, encoded by the exons ATGGGAAAATCCgattttttatttcactttcAAATTCGTATTTCAATTTCATCGGTCGCCATGTTTCTTCTTAAG ACATGGAGATCAGTAGCATTTGGGATATATGGGTTCAAGAATTTCACCAAAAAGGGTTTTCT GGAGCATTCAAAGAATTTCAGTTCAGAAGATATGCAAGCACGAATCGAAGGCAAGAACTGCATTGTGACGGGGGCGAATTCTGGCATTGGTTATGCAACTGCAGAGGGCCTGGCTTCACG TGGAGCAACGGTGTATATAGTGTGCCGGAGCAGGGAGAGGGGCGAGGCTGCACTCTCGAAGATTCAATCTGCAACGGGCAACAAGAATGTCCATTTGGAG ATCTGTGATCTTTCTTCCATCAATGATGTCAAATCTTTTGCGTCCCGATTTTGTGTGAAGGACGAGCCTGTGCATATTCTG GTGAACAATGCCGGTTTGCTTGAGCAAAACCGTCTCACCACCTCCGAAGG ATACGAGATGAACTTTGCGGTGAACGTTATTGGCACGTACGCCATGACCGAGCTGATGCTGCCATTGCTAGAGAAGGCTGCGCCCGATGCCCGTGTCATCACAGTTGCATCGGGTGGCATGTATACCGCTCCATTGATGGAAGATCTGCAG TTCAGCAGCAAGGAATTCAATGGAGTCGAACAATATGCAAGGAACAAAAGAGTGCAG GTGGCGTTGACAGAAAAATGGGCGGAGACGAACAAGAACAAGGGCATCGGGTTCTACTCAATGCACCCCGGGTGGGCAGAGACGCCCGGAGTTGCCAAGAGCTTGCCAGATTTCTCAAAATCGTAA